In Deinococcus maricopensis DSM 21211, one genomic interval encodes:
- a CDS encoding B12-binding domain-containing radical SAM protein: protein MSYWRNEIKPLLDAETGTIFKQAPIRVTLAFPNRYSVGMASLGYQVIYRMFNQEEGVACERAFLPEDPEAFARAGQTIPTVESGRPAGDCQLFAMSVSFELDLTNIIRTLDLSGMHPLREERDENDPIVMIGGPFTSSNPYPLTPFADLIIIGDGEQIVPVVSEALRESVTREDFFDLIDGMPGVFIPSRHVHEPKWATAPKELLPAYSQIVTPHSELSNMFLVEAQRGCPRPCTFCLARTMYGPNRNNGGDELLERIPDWATKVGLVGAALSDFPHTKYVGRQLTERGIKLGVSSIRADTVDEELATILKAGGLRTFTVASDAPSERLRRWLKKGITTEDLLKTAQISRDLGFSGLKVYMMIGLGPENDDDITELISFTKDLAKVNRIALGISPFVPKRHTPHFADPFAGVKTIEGRLKRIQKELRTTAELRNVSAKWAWVESVIARGGPEVGMAAYAIYKDESIGAWKKALDEIGWNDEFETNATSIELPPGRYVSRHEETLAV, encoded by the coding sequence TTGAGTTACTGGCGCAATGAAATCAAGCCGCTGCTGGACGCGGAAACGGGCACCATCTTCAAGCAGGCGCCCATCCGCGTCACGCTCGCGTTCCCGAACAGGTACTCGGTAGGCATGGCGAGCCTTGGGTATCAGGTCATCTACCGCATGTTCAACCAGGAAGAAGGCGTCGCGTGCGAGCGGGCGTTCCTTCCGGAGGACCCGGAGGCGTTCGCGCGCGCCGGGCAGACCATCCCGACCGTCGAGTCCGGCCGTCCCGCCGGGGACTGTCAGCTGTTCGCGATGAGCGTGTCGTTCGAGCTGGACCTGACGAACATCATCCGCACGCTGGACCTGAGCGGCATGCACCCGCTCCGCGAGGAGCGCGACGAGAACGACCCGATCGTGATGATCGGCGGGCCGTTCACGAGCAGCAACCCGTACCCCCTGACGCCGTTCGCGGACCTGATCATCATCGGGGACGGCGAGCAGATCGTGCCGGTCGTGAGCGAGGCGCTGCGCGAATCGGTCACGCGTGAGGACTTCTTTGATCTGATCGACGGCATGCCGGGCGTGTTCATCCCGTCCCGGCACGTGCACGAGCCAAAGTGGGCGACCGCGCCGAAGGAACTGCTGCCCGCGTACAGCCAGATCGTCACGCCGCACTCGGAGCTCAGTAACATGTTCCTGGTGGAGGCGCAGCGCGGCTGCCCGCGCCCGTGCACGTTCTGCCTCGCGCGGACCATGTACGGCCCGAACCGCAACAACGGCGGCGACGAGCTGCTGGAACGCATTCCGGACTGGGCCACGAAGGTCGGCCTGGTGGGCGCGGCCCTGAGCGACTTCCCGCACACGAAGTACGTGGGACGTCAGCTCACGGAGCGCGGCATCAAGCTGGGCGTGAGCAGCATCCGCGCGGACACCGTCGACGAGGAGCTCGCCACGATCCTGAAGGCGGGCGGCCTGCGGACGTTCACGGTCGCGTCGGACGCGCCGAGCGAACGCCTGCGCCGCTGGCTGAAGAAGGGCATCACCACCGAGGACCTGCTGAAGACCGCGCAGATCAGCCGCGATCTGGGCTTCAGCGGCCTGAAGGTGTACATGATGATCGGCCTCGGTCCGGAGAATGACGACGACATCACCGAGCTGATCTCGTTCACGAAGGACCTCGCGAAGGTCAACCGGATCGCGCTCGGCATCAGCCCGTTCGTGCCGAAACGGCACACGCCGCACTTCGCGGACCCGTTCGCGGGCGTGAAGACCATCGAGGGGCGCCTCAAACGCATTCAGAAGGAGCTGCGTACCACGGCGGAACTGCGGAACGTCAGCGCGAAGTGGGCGTGGGTGGAGAGCGTCATCGCGCGCGGCGGCCCCGAGGTGGGCATGGCCGCGTACGCGATCTACAAGGACGAGAGCATCGGCGCGTGGAAAAAGGCGCTCGACGAGATCGGCTGGAACGACGAGTTCGAGACGAACGCGACGAGCATCGAGCTGCCGCCCGGCCGGTACGTGAGCCGCCACGAGGAAACCCTCGCGGTGTAA
- a CDS encoding class I SAM-dependent methyltransferase, with amino-acid sequence MHTERFTGRAASYVTGRPTYPAALTEMLRDRDLLREGVADVGAGTGLFTRLLLDAGAHVDAVEPNPGMRAQLEAALTVDVQSGRLRVHAGTADATGLAGGSVGLVAAAQAAHWFTPGTAVPEFRRVLRAGGRALLVWNDWRGQAAGGGFTGAYAGVVGAYAAQVPSIEYGVPFAAIAQFLPGGFEHLTFPNPLTFTRERLHALVGSVSYLPAPGTPEQTRLLRHLDAAFERHAQGGVVMVSYVTHAFLGAP; translated from the coding sequence ATGCATACGGAACGGTTTACGGGTCGCGCGGCGTCGTACGTGACGGGCCGCCCCACCTACCCGGCCGCGCTGACAGAGATGCTGCGGGACCGTGACCTGCTGCGTGAGGGCGTCGCGGACGTCGGCGCGGGCACGGGGCTGTTCACGCGGCTGCTGTTGGACGCGGGCGCGCACGTGGACGCCGTTGAGCCGAACCCGGGCATGCGCGCGCAGCTGGAGGCGGCGCTCACCGTGGACGTCCAGTCGGGGCGGCTGCGCGTCCATGCGGGCACGGCGGACGCCACGGGCCTCGCGGGGGGCAGCGTGGGGCTGGTCGCGGCGGCGCAGGCGGCGCACTGGTTCACGCCGGGTACGGCCGTGCCGGAGTTCCGGCGGGTGCTGCGTGCGGGTGGGCGCGCGCTGCTGGTCTGGAACGACTGGCGGGGCCAGGCGGCGGGCGGTGGATTCACGGGCGCGTATGCGGGGGTCGTGGGGGCGTACGCCGCGCAGGTGCCGAGCATCGAGTACGGGGTGCCGTTCGCGGCCATTGCGCAGTTCCTGCCGGGCGGGTTCGAGCACCTGACCTTCCCGAACCCGCTTACTTTCACGCGGGAGCGCCTGCACGCACTGGTCGGCAGCGTCAGTTACCTGCCGGCGCCAGGCACGCCGGAACAGACGCGCCTCCTGCGCCACTTGGACGCGGCCTTCGAGAGGCACGCTCAGGGCGGCGTGGTGATGGTGTCGTACGTGACGCACGCGTTCCTGGGCGCGCCGTAA
- the icd gene encoding NADP-dependent isocitrate dehydrogenase yields the protein MDQHIKVPAGEKITLQNGKLTVPNQPIVPFIEGDGTGPDIWQASVRVLDAAVEKAYGGERQIAWMEVYAGDKANEVYGEQVWLPKSTVDTIREYLVGIKGPLTTPVGGGIRSINVALRQELDLYACVRPVTYFDGVPSPVKEPQLIDMVIFRENTEDIYAGIEFQAGTAEVQKLRDFLMTEMGVNKIRFPETSSLGVKPVSEEGTKRLVRAAIQYAVDNGRKSVTLVHKGNIMKFTEGSFRDWGYQVAKEEFGGVELDGGPWLQLPNGIVIKDSIADAFLQQILLRPAEYDVIATLNLNGDYISDALAAQVGGIGIAPGANINYLTGHAVFEATHGTAPKYAGQDKVNPSSVILSGEMLLRHLGWNEAADLIVASMSKTIGQKTVTYDFARLMDGATEVKCSEFADALIANL from the coding sequence AGATCACGCTCCAGAACGGGAAACTGACGGTCCCGAACCAGCCCATCGTGCCGTTCATCGAAGGCGACGGGACCGGCCCGGACATCTGGCAGGCGTCCGTGCGCGTCCTCGACGCCGCCGTCGAGAAAGCGTACGGCGGCGAACGCCAGATCGCGTGGATGGAAGTGTACGCCGGCGATAAAGCCAACGAGGTGTACGGCGAGCAGGTCTGGCTGCCCAAGAGCACCGTCGACACGATCCGCGAGTACCTCGTCGGCATCAAGGGCCCGCTCACCACGCCCGTCGGCGGCGGCATCCGCAGCATCAACGTGGCGCTCCGCCAGGAACTCGACCTGTACGCCTGCGTCCGCCCCGTCACGTACTTCGACGGCGTGCCCAGCCCCGTGAAGGAGCCGCAGCTCATCGACATGGTGATCTTCCGCGAGAACACCGAGGACATCTACGCCGGCATCGAGTTTCAGGCGGGCACCGCGGAAGTGCAGAAGCTCCGCGACTTCCTGATGACCGAGATGGGCGTGAACAAGATCCGCTTCCCCGAGACGAGCAGCCTCGGCGTGAAACCGGTGAGTGAGGAAGGCACGAAGCGCCTCGTGCGCGCCGCCATCCAGTACGCCGTGGACAACGGCCGCAAGAGCGTCACGCTGGTGCACAAGGGCAACATCATGAAGTTCACGGAAGGCTCCTTCCGCGACTGGGGCTACCAGGTCGCCAAGGAGGAGTTCGGCGGCGTGGAACTCGACGGCGGCCCGTGGCTGCAGCTCCCGAACGGCATCGTCATCAAGGACAGCATCGCCGACGCGTTCCTGCAGCAGATCCTCCTGCGCCCCGCGGAGTACGACGTGATCGCCACGCTGAACCTCAACGGCGACTACATCAGCGACGCCCTGGCCGCGCAGGTCGGCGGGATCGGTATCGCGCCGGGCGCGAACATCAACTACCTCACCGGCCACGCGGTGTTCGAGGCGACGCACGGCACCGCGCCGAAGTACGCCGGTCAGGACAAGGTGAACCCCAGCAGCGTCATCCTCAGCGGTGAGATGCTCCTGCGTCACCTCGGCTGGAACGAGGCGGCGGACCTGATCGTGGCGAGCATGAGCAAGACCATCGGGCAGAAGACCGTCACGTACGACTTCGCGCGCCTGATGGACGGCGCCACCGAAGTGAAGTGCAGCGAGTTCGCGGACGCGCTGATCGCCAACCTGTAA